In one window of Henckelia pumila isolate YLH828 chromosome 1, ASM3356847v2, whole genome shotgun sequence DNA:
- the LOC140874386 gene encoding secreted RxLR effector protein 78-like gives MIADNILLAHELTHSLNLPARGGNVILKLDMAKAYDRVQWSFLLDVLRRFGFSEQVVRMVRACISFCKFSVNVNGTPAGFFASSMGLRQGDPLSPLLFFLGAEYLSRGLDRLFLQHADLRYRSGCDLPISHLAYADDVIIFANGGSRGLQRLKDFLAHYENCSG, from the coding sequence ATGATTGCTGACAATATCCTTCTCGCACATGAGCTCACTCACAGTCTTAATCTCCCTGCCCGTGGTGGTAATGTCATTCTGAAATTGGACATGGCTAAGGCCTATGATAGAGTCCAATGGTCTTTTCTTCTGGATGTCCTCCGAAGGTTTGGTTTTTCGGAGCAGGTTGTGAGAATGGTGAGGGCTTGCATTTCTTTTTGCAAGTTCTCGGTTAATGTCAATGGCACCCCTGCTGGTTTCTTTGCTTCCTCCATGGGCTTGAGACAGGGTGACCCGTTATCTCCCCTCCTCTTTTTTCTTGGAGCGGAGTATCTGTCCCGTGGCTTGGACCGGTTGTTCCTCCAGCATGCTGATTTGAGGTATCGGTCTGGGTGTGATTTGCCGATTTCCCATTTGGCCTATGCTGACGATGTCATTATTTTTGCCAATGGGGGATCCCGTGGTCTTCAGCGTCTCAAAGATTTTCTGGCTCACTATGAAAATTGCTCGGGCTAG
- the LOC140874387 gene encoding uncharacterized protein: protein MDWMRNRKKGKYGYATPFLDLMHPMIDCVKSSVTSSINTTLCAPFTYLDVKTALFDMNPDKLSLVPDGRLISDNIILGFETMYWIRNRKKGKYGYAGLKLHMSKEYDRVEWKFLETVILKMGFCTEWIDKIMRCISSIRYSFSLNNQGLSSMLMEFEVRERLMGVRIASRGPATDEYYTSVAECLGSYERASGEVINFEKSDLSFTPNTKLDVFERIRAALTIPVVQGHEVYLGLPTFSLRSKKFQFWYLVERVSRRIKGWERKFFSIGGKEILIKSAAGHPDICHVLLPYP from the exons ATGGACTGGATGCGTAACAGAAAAAAGGGTAAATACGGATACGCAACCCCATTCCTTGATCTAATGCATCCTATGATTGACTGTGTTAAGTCATCGGTGACAAGCTCTATAAATACCACTCTTTGCGCTCCTTTCACATATCTTGATGTTAAAACAGCTTTATTTGATATGAACCCAGACAAATTATCCCTTGTCCCTGATG GCCGCTTGATATCGGATAACATCATTCTCGGATTTGAAACTATGTACTGGATACGTAACAGAAAAAAGGGTAAATACGGATATGCAGGTTTGAAATTACATATGAGTAAGGAATATGACAGAGTGGAGTGGAAATTCTTAGAAACAGTCATTCTTAAGATGGGCTTCTGCACAGAATGGATAGATAAGATTATGAGATGTATTTCGAGTATCAGATACTCATTTTCTCTGAATAATCAG GGATTATCGTCGATGTTGATGGAGTTTGAGGTGAGGGAGAGACTCATGGGAGTTCGAATTGCGTCTCGTGGCCCAG CGACTGACGAGTACTATACTAGTGTGGCCGAGTGCTTGGGATCATACGAAAGAGCATCGGGTGAGgtgataaattttgaaaaatcagaTCTATCATTTACCCCAAATACTAAGCTAGATGTGTTTGAGAGGATTAGAGCTGCACTCACTATTCCGGTAGTTCAAGGCCACGAGGTTTACCTTGGACTCCCGACTTTTTCACTAAGAAGCAAGAAATTCCAGTTTTGGTACTTAGTGGAAAGGGTCTCTCGTAGAATCAAAGGATGGGAAAGGAAATTTTTCTCAATAGGGGGAAAGGAAATCCTGATCAAGTCAGCTGCAGGCCATCCCGACATATGCCATGTCCTTCTTCCGTATCCCTAA